In the genome of Plasmodium gaboni strain SY75 chromosome 2, whole genome shotgun sequence, the window taaaaatattatatatatatatatatatatatatatatttattttttttatgtgtatACTTGTAACTCCTGTTTCGTATACTTTCCATTTAAGTGTCAAAATATTatctataatatatactacaaatttaaatgttttattatcttcacatatattatataatctGTCCTTATCCATAGTATCTCTTGATACACCTGCCTTAAAATTAACATTCAACGAAGTATCATCAGACGTACTTAATTCTGTAGTTGTATCTTTGAATTTTATTGATTCACTACATTCATCCAACTTATATCTTAattgaatattattatattttgtttcaacatcaatatatatatgtggaACAAGAAATATTGACAAATTTGCATTACATGGTCCAGTAATTTTTATTCctttattttcttttaataatacaGATTTTATTggattattattttctttatttctTGAAGAAGAATTAGATGtatcattattattcataatatctttaggttttatttctttttttttcttatctTTTATAGACGTAGGATTATTAGATGACCATTTTTTGGTATCACTTGAAAGACCAACAGGTATGCTACTATCCAAATTAGGGATAGCAgataaatttatatttgatatattataatggCTAGTACCTAAAATTGATTTACcttcaatattattaatatcatcatCTGTCCCCCCACCTGTACTAGTAACAtttatgataaatataacacCTACAAAattaagatatatatatatatatatttatattttttatttccataaaatgatatacatattttttttcatttgcatgttgttattttatgtattttattattatctttacatattatatacaaataagGTATAAAAAACTCCATTTTGCCTTATcaaattaatatttgttCTGATCCTTTTATTCaactattttttttttttttgtatacTATACTTTTTACACTATATGCAATCTTTTCCCCTTTTTTAAACAACACTTTTCTATTTAATTTCATCATAATTTTCTATTCTCATTTGtataacaatataaatatatgaagtaaaatgaaatatttaagaagaaaaaagataacgttttttttttgtttttttttttttttttaagaacTATAAATACTTAGcgaaaattatattattaatttaaaatatttaaaagtGCATTACAATTTTGTAACggaaattattttaaatgtgatataaaaaaaataataatttcattttttaaaattaaaaatttttatatttattaagttaaaatataaatattatataaatatttatatatattatatatatttcatattgTACACCTTTTGTctttttcaaaaatataggactatattcattttttttttttttgtactttttaaaaatatatatgtttttttttttgttttttttttcatttattattattatctttatatatatatatatgtatattttttttttattttataaaattttgtaGTTCCGagttttttaaaataattttttttttttttttttttttttttttttttttttttttttttttttttttttttttttttttttttttataatttttttttttttttttttttttaaaatttttttttttttttttttttttttttttaaatattataacatttcacagtaattttattatatatatatataatatatatatttttaaatgatgatacataaaaatttaatatatataattgtgaatttataattttttaatgaattatatttacatatttaatttatttatatatatataattatatatgacattttattattattacattatATGTTGAATACTTAATTcgaaatatattattcatattagTATGTCCATTATTTATGTGGctattacatatatatatatatatatatttttttttttgtttaatttCTATAACTGtctattatatatataatatgagATTTAGGAATACACCAAAAAATCTTATCAAAAGTTTAAATGTTTCACTTAATCATActaagaaaaaaaaaaaaaaaaaaaaaaaggattactatgaaataataaattagttttaattttgaacaattcttttgtttatatatacaagTATAAAAAGATTGACAgtaatatatgaataaatttCCCTCACCCATATATTTCcgttttttttttttttttgatatatatatatatatataataggTCTGAAATTATGCAAATAAAacatatgtatttattaaaacCCAACGgttttataaatatataatcatatatatatgtatgtattatttCGAATTCAAAATTGTCCTTTAATTATTGTTCTCTCATATTTAgaaagatataaaaaataatatatccTCTCTAGGaaaaaacaatattttttattatactaaaggaagaaaatattataaacatatattctttttttgttttttttttaatatatttatatacaacTTTGTTAATAACCTTGGTGTATGTTTATATggatattattattattatatatatatatatatatatatattaatatttttaatatcttttatacttttcttttttttgttataaatatatatatatattacaatttGGTAAACTAGttcaaataaattattaacaATTCAGAACtaattatttattctttttctCGTTTATTTTGCCTTATATGAATAGTCATGAGATAACACTTTCATGCAGGACCatgtatatacataaattatatacacatatatatatatatatatatataataccACTATATAGTGGTTATTCAATATATGATTGTAAACTGGCATTAacatatgaaaaaaataaattcaatcaaatatatgtattatattatatatatatattttttatttgattgtatattttatttgtttgttttattctttttgttttattcatttattttattttttttttttattgttctttttgtttgtcaattttaatttttttttttttttttttttttcatttttaacagaatatgatgattaaataaaaaaaaaaaaaaaaaaaaaaaaatgcCTTGCATTCTTAAAGTGAGAATATCTGGTATAAGAGACTTTAATACCTTCGAAAAATCAGAATTAgattcttttaaatatattgaagtaataaatacatgaaaattgttatatatatataaagaaatatatatatatatatatatatatcaagttaacaatatttaaatctaaaaattttttaatttatagGTTACCTTAGGAGAAACAAAGCAAAGAACAAAATTTAGTTAGTACAcagataataataaatttatatatatgtatatgtgGTCCACATTGTGTGTCCATATGTTTTCTTACgttacatatatatgtaccctttttttttattaccatttaatatatatatttttttgttatgttatatgtataaatagATATCAATAGAAGTACGAATGATTTAAATTTGTCCTTTCGATTGGAAATTGCCGATGATTCAGAGCTTCAAACAAATCCACTTAAAATAACAGTATGAATAGTGGaaagaaaaagaataaaatgAGCATAAAACATATAAGTATTAActtgttatatatatatttatatttatatttatttatatattttttttttttttttttcaattaCCAATTGCCTCTTCAGATAGATGATGcagaaaatataaataatggttatatacaaatagatttaagttttttttattttcatgataatttaaaacTAGAAGGGTGGTTTCCATTATACGATTCGCTAGCTGGACTTAAAGGTTTTTACacataatatttatcaGCTGCATAGATTaaatatgtacatatatatatatataNNNNNNNNNNNNNNNNNNNNNNNNNNNNNNNNNNNNNNNNNNNNNNNNNNNNNNNNNNNNNNNNNNNNNNNNNNNNNNNNNNNNNNNNNNNNNNNNNNNNNNNNNNNNNNNNNNNNNNNNNNNNNNNNNNNNNNNTATAATGATACATATgcatttatatattttttcttttttttttttttctctttaGACGTTTTATTACTAGGTACTACGTTCTTCCCAAATAATTCCCCTTATTACATTGAACAAATAATAGACTTTGCAGtaatatagaaaattaaattgtaaatatatatatatatatatatatatatatatatatatatatttatatatgtatgcctagatttataagaaaatatatttttattaatatgcATAATTAATAActtcaatattttttttcattgAAATATTTGTAGAATGAACTTAAAATTGTAAACGACCCCGAATATGATTGGAAGGACTTAATTCGATCAAACaggtttttttttaaaaaaagaaaaaaatttaaaatataataaacataaatgTATACATGGATAATTGgttacatatattattaatataattattcttattatagAAACTCTAATGAGGCAAGATGTGACGTAATACAAAATTCATTTATGCAAACTAGAAAGCTCATAGGAAAAAAggtatataaaaataaatgaaaatattataatacatGATATAGTTTTTAAACAGaacacataaaaatatatata includes:
- a CDS encoding hypothetical protein (conserved Plasmodium protein, unknown function~part of same gene as PGSY75_0208100B.1~transcript variant 1; alternatively spliced~gap found within coding sequence), producing the protein MPCILKVRISGIRDFNTFEKSELDSFKYIEVTLGETKQRTKFNINRSTNDLNLSFRLEIADDSELQTNPLKITIDDAENINNGYIQIDLSFFYFHDNLKLEGWFPLYDSLAGLK